In a genomic window of Dyadobacter fermentans DSM 18053:
- a CDS encoding CoA-binding protein translates to MKRTLIIGATSNPSRYAYLAAQKLRHYGHPVLLIGRRKGFALGEEINTDKTDWKDVDTVTLYINPSHQPEYYDYIVSLNPKRVIFNPGTENPEFKDILIDKNIIPIEGCTLVMLSTGQF, encoded by the coding sequence ATGAAACGTACACTCATCATAGGAGCAACTTCCAACCCATCCAGATACGCTTACCTGGCCGCACAGAAACTCAGGCACTACGGTCATCCCGTATTACTCATCGGACGCAGGAAAGGTTTTGCATTAGGAGAAGAAATCAACACAGACAAAACTGACTGGAAAGACGTAGATACGGTTACTTTGTATATCAATCCGAGCCACCAACCTGAATACTACGATTACATCGTTTCTCTCAATCCTAAACGCGTTATCTTCAACCCTGGTACAGAGAATCCTGAATTTAAGGATATTTTAATAGATAAAAATATCATACCAATTGAAGGGTGCACGCTCGTGATGTTGTCTACCGGGCAATTCTAG
- a CDS encoding HesB/IscA family protein, whose product MSRMNNPIQLTEAARLEIRSTLEANKIPDTYGLRVGLRGGACSGSFLLGFDTATEHDQTYLIEGIKVFIDKRHLMYVIGVSVDFEEGVNGSGYTVSAAEKVK is encoded by the coding sequence ATGAGCAGGATGAATAACCCGATTCAATTGACAGAAGCAGCCAGACTTGAAATCAGATCGACATTGGAAGCCAACAAAATTCCCGATACCTACGGACTCCGCGTGGGACTGAGAGGGGGTGCGTGCAGCGGGTCATTTCTGCTCGGCTTCGACACCGCCACAGAGCACGACCAAACCTACCTCATCGAAGGAATCAAAGTGTTTATAGACAAGCGCCACCTCATGTATGTGATCGGCGTGTCGGTTGATTTTGAAGAAGGCGTGAACGGCAGCGGTTATACGGTTTCCGCCGCTGAAAAAGTCAAATAA
- a CDS encoding NUMOD4 domain-containing protein yields the protein MNESNVSRSFWNEKWAKILFNEIENAPHYEVSNYGRLKSFQNNPKEGVVIKGSVIQGYRSLNIRVAGGKTINRYVHKLVAEHFVEKPDADHNFVIHLDFDKQNNFYENLKWVTKAQMIDHNRENPAFINRVIPRRTKNYKLTESKVRIIKKLLKNDNNRLKMIAKQFGITHTQLNRIRSGENWKHVTVED from the coding sequence ATGAATGAATCAAATGTAAGCCGGAGCTTCTGGAACGAAAAGTGGGCGAAAATTTTATTCAACGAGATCGAGAACGCTCCTCATTACGAAGTATCCAACTATGGCAGATTGAAGAGCTTCCAGAATAATCCGAAGGAAGGTGTGGTGATTAAGGGGTCTGTCATTCAAGGTTACAGGTCATTGAACATCCGCGTGGCAGGCGGAAAAACCATTAACCGTTACGTGCACAAGCTGGTTGCCGAGCATTTCGTTGAAAAGCCCGACGCCGACCATAATTTCGTGATCCACCTGGATTTTGATAAGCAAAATAACTTTTACGAGAACCTGAAATGGGTGACAAAAGCCCAGATGATCGATCATAACCGCGAAAACCCGGCATTTATCAACCGCGTAATCCCGCGTCGTACCAAAAACTACAAGCTGACCGAGAGCAAAGTGCGGATCATCAAGAAGCTTTTGAAAAATGACAACAACCGTTTGAAAATGATTGCGAAGCAGTTTGGGATCACGCATACGCAGCTGAACCGCATCCGCTCAGGCGAGAACTGGAAGCATGTAACCGTTGAAGATTAA